The following are encoded in a window of Mycolicibacterium tusciae JS617 genomic DNA:
- the upp gene encoding uracil phosphoribosyltransferase, which produces MDVRVVDHPLAAARLTTLRDAATDNAAFRSALRDLTLMLVYEATSDAATETIPVRTPLAQTTGCRLANPPLLVPVLRAGLGMVDQAHALIPEARVGFVGVARDEDTHQPTPYLESLPDDLSTQPVMVLDPMLATGGSMTHTIELLQARNVVDVTVICVVVAPEGLAALERVAPNLRLFTAAIDERLNDIAYIVPGLGDAGDRQFGPR; this is translated from the coding sequence ATGGATGTACGCGTGGTCGACCACCCGCTCGCTGCGGCACGATTGACCACGCTGCGCGACGCGGCCACCGACAACGCGGCGTTCCGGTCCGCCCTGCGCGACCTGACCCTGATGCTGGTCTACGAGGCCACAAGTGACGCCGCAACCGAAACCATCCCGGTTCGCACGCCGCTCGCGCAGACAACCGGGTGCAGGCTGGCCAATCCGCCGCTACTCGTGCCCGTCCTACGCGCCGGCCTGGGCATGGTGGACCAGGCGCACGCGTTGATCCCGGAAGCCCGCGTCGGCTTCGTCGGCGTCGCCCGCGACGAGGACACGCACCAACCCACCCCGTATTTGGAGTCGCTACCCGACGATCTGAGCACTCAACCCGTGATGGTGCTGGACCCGATGCTGGCGACCGGCGGTTCGATGACCCACACCATCGAATTGCTGCAAGCGCGCAATGTCGTTGACGTGACGGTGATCTGCGTGGTGGTCGCCCCCGAGGGCCTCGCTGCCTTGGAAAGAGTGGCACCGAATCTGCGCCTGTTCACGGCGGCGATCGACGAGCGGCTCAACGACATCGCCTATATCGTCCCGGGCCTCGGTGACGCAGGTGACCGTCAGTTCGGGCCACGCTAG